The Raphanus sativus cultivar WK10039 chromosome 6, ASM80110v3, whole genome shotgun sequence sequence TACCCGAACCGAAAATAGACAAATATAATAGATTCTCTGATATTCTATCTAAACTAGTAGATATCCGAAATAACCAAACCGAATCAAATCCAACAAGATACTCGAAATGCCAAGGCCTACTAACTTTTTTAGTTTCAAGTCAAGCGCCTTTTTTCTTCTTAGTTAGACCTCGTTTAGATTGTTTAAGTTGACTATTTTTCCTCTTTTTCGTTATTGTACTTAACTACATTCTCATTCTAATTTCAAAAACGAACGGTTTGTGTTCACCTCCGCAGAACTACAGTAAAAAcagacatatatttttattgtagcTTATCTAGTAAGCCAAGTGTGTTTTGCTTCTTGAATAAGAGAGTTCTAACTTAGTTTCTATCTACTTTCTTATATTGTATTGTAATGTGACTTTTCAATATCTAACGAAAATTATTCTcatccttctctctcttttgttcttcATTCTACATCTCATATTCTCATAATTCTCACAATAGTGATGTGATTACACTTTTAACCTATTTTCTTATGTGTttactcttctttatcttcttcatcttctccataaTCACAATTCACAACCATTAACATCATATATATGTTTGACCATGGCAATTTCCCACTTTTTCTAAAAAACCAAGTGcttttttacagttttttttgtcTCTAACCGTCCTCTATGTCAACTTTCCAGAGAACACATGTCCTCTCTCTTACAAGTCATTAGCATCATCCCTACTCTAACCAAAGATCTTACGAGATGAGAAACAAGAAACGAAATTCGAATACAACTTCAAACAATTCGAATCTTTGTTACCAATAAAAGTAAGTTGCCTCGTCCATTCTCACCGGTAGCATCCTCAAACCGAACATTATCTGCAACATGTTCTGTCTATTCTTCACAGGCGTACCGTGATGAGAAGAAGTCAGCACTTGAGGGTGAACTCAAGAAGCTGGTAAAGGAGTGTCCGGTGGATGTTCTGAAGCACCAAAACGAAGGTTTGGATTCTCTATGAAATCAATTCTCTTTCAACCAAATTCTTTTAACCTAAACCATGTTCTGTCCTCTATATAATAacaccttttaaaaaaaaacagagactgTAGCAGCTTCACCGAGATCCGACATCTCTGCAATAAATGGTCAATGCTTTGGTAAACTCTGGGTTTTAAGAGTTAGTGTGGATGTGGATGAGTTAACAAGAACAAAGCTCTTCTCAGCTGATGATTTGGAGGCCACATTACTGCAAGCAACTATAAGATGTGTCCACTAAATAGTATTCAAACAAAACTGACAAGAGTCACCCTTTTGTAGCCTCACTCAAATAAAGGAATCTAAAAAGAAGTTTGTCTACACCCATTTTTTCAAGTAaattcaattatttttgaatagttTGAGAAATTGCTAGGTGGTAATCATGGGCGTTATAGAAGATGAGTATAGATGTGTCTTGCCATTCATAAGAAAGGCAAATAAATATAGAGAAAGATGGAGTAATCAGATACAAAACCTGATGAGATCACTTTTCTGGGCGTTCATGGAGGCTTTTCTACTGGAAGGTCTTAAAGATATTCTCGGAGATGAAGACTAAAGATCTGAAACCTCAAAATGTGAAATTGGGAGAAAAGGTTTGTCCTTAGTGTAGACGACCTgtcttaatttataaattagctGTGGAAGTGACCGTTTCTGAAGTTGTATTAGTACCAAGCTTGGTTCTCACAATTGTGTCATGGCGTTCAAATAAATGATTAGAAAAAAAGAGGGGCGTTCCGAGAAttgaactcgggacctctcgcaccctaagcgagaatcataccactagaccaaacgcCCTTTTGAAAACCATATAAATTTCTACGTTCATCGCTGAACTATTCACAAACCCTAACGACACACTTTACTGTCTTTACGCGGCTAAATCACAGTCTTTCCCCCTCTTCTTCCTCTGACTTTCCTCACCTGAAATGGGCAAAGCGAAGAAGAACGTTTCGGCGAATCAAGACACCACCCAGCCCATCCACTCTCCTTCTCACTCTGGTACCATCTCCTTAGTCTTTAATCTTCGTAAAGCTCTCCTCCCTCTGGGTTTCTCTCTACACTTAACGTGATTTAGGGAAAGAACCTTACTTTGGTGTGTTTATGTGGAATCATTCAATTGACTCTTGTTTTGTTTCGTATGTTAGGTAAAGAGATGAAAGATCATTGGATTGGGAGTTTTGGCAATGAGTTTATCATGCAGGAGGACACTGTACCTTTTGAGGACGATGCTGCTTGGATAAACGACGATGAGTATACGGAGACTCAGGTCATGGATAAGGAAGAGTTTCTTCTTTGTGGTCAAACTCAATATCTGGATTTTGGGGAGGAGGATCAGCAGTTAATTCAAGGCTCTGATGGCTTGGATACGCAGGTGCTCGATCGTtttgatgaagaagaggatgtTGTTGTTGCggatagtgatgatgatgatgatgctacTGTTTTCTTGGAAGATAACAGCAGCGAGAGGCACATCTCTGACTGTGGAGGAGCAATCCTGTTATTGAGTGAAGATAAGGCTGGAGAGCTTCCTAATGAAAACATTAAATCAACCGTTGATTCTGTCTCGAATGAACACGGAATCTCTGGTGAGTTTCTATGCTTCCCAAGTTTGAAACTTTTGTCTATAGGTTCTCATGAACACTTATAAAGAGTTTGAATCCTCCTCTctcatttgcatttttttttttgttatttcattAGGGAAGGTGGCTAGGTTTGCTTCAGTTCGTTCTGCAGCTTTTCGTTCTTCTGCTCGTGTTGCAGCCCGAAAGCTTCTCAACAGTGACTGTTCTACTTTACCCAACTCTCATTCCTCTGGTCAAGGAGTTAAACAAAGTTCCCGTCTAGAACCAAAGGTTGGAGAAGTAGATAATCAGGAATGTCCTCCCAATATGTCTgtacaaaagaaaaatgaaggAAACAGAACAGCGAGGAAGCTTTTCCTTGAGGACGATTCTCCTGAAGAAAACTGTCCTTGTCCTGGTTTGAGCTATGTAGACTCTCAAGAGCCTGGCGAGGCATCACAAGCCAATGCTCTTGAATTTGTTGATAAACTCATTAGCGAGTCAGGTCTAAGGTTTGATGTTGAAGTTGAAGCTGATTGTGGGAGGAGAAcagaagaaaaatcaaaaagCATTCCGAGTGTTAAAGGTCCACAAGAGTTAGCGAAGAAGGTAAGTTACAAAGCTAGAGCTGTTGGAAACAGTGTTTTTGACTGGGATGATAATCTTGAGGATGAAGGAGGAGGTGACATTTGTCTTCGAAGACGAGATGAAATTTTTGGGGTTGCAACTAAAGCAAGAAGATCTTCAACCTTGCCTAGAAAAGGACTTGGAGTTGCAGTGGATAAAAGAAAGGTTCGTTCTGATTCCAGACTGTTGCATCGCAGTGTTACTAGGGGTCGAAAGATGATCCAAACCGCTACGAAGAATCTTGGCAAAGAGTTAGATGCGGTTTCGGATGAAGATAATAAGAGAATATCTGATATGCGTGAATTGGTAGCTCTAGGGTATGATGAACAAGCGGCGGCTGAAGCTGTTGATGCTGTGTGCTCTGGAGACGGCAGCAAAGTTGATGCTTGTCTTacagaagagagagagttttcTAATGGTGGAGTTATTACTAGACAATCCAAAGGAACTAAGAGGATTCATGCTATGGGTAAAGATGAATTGTTGAAAAGAAGGATGAAGAAGGCATGTCCGAGTCCTGCTAAACCAAAAAAGAATCTTGTTAATAAGTTGGACAGTAATAGAAGAATCTATGATAGGCGTGAAGAAGTAGAAGCAGGCTTTGATACGCAAATGGCTGCTGAAGCGATCAATGATCTGCACTCTGGAGACGCCAGGCAAATTGATAATGATGTTGTTTCTAGTCGTGGAGTTGTTGTTACCAGGAAATCCAAAAGACTTAAGGGGATTGAGGCTTTGGATAATGATGTTGAATCGTTGAAACCAAAAACCAAGAAAGCTAAATCAGTTCCTGCCAAGGCTTGTGAGAAGAATGAGAAACTTCATATGCCAGAGGAAGTTGTTGTGTCAAGTACAGAGAAGAGAGGAGGAGAGTTATCAAACAAACGTTGCAAGTCTAAGCTGATTAAGCAATCTAGTGGAGGTGAAGCAGAGGTGTTGAGTTAC is a genomic window containing:
- the LOC108829392 gene encoding uncharacterized protein LOC108829392, encoding MGKAKKNVSANQDTTQPIHSPSHSGKEMKDHWIGSFGNEFIMQEDTVPFEDDAAWINDDEYTETQVMDKEEFLLCGQTQYLDFGEEDQQLIQGSDGLDTQVLDRFDEEEDVVVADSDDDDDATVFLEDNSSERHISDCGGAILLLSEDKAGELPNENIKSTVDSVSNEHGISGKVARFASVRSAAFRSSARVAARKLLNSDCSTLPNSHSSGQGVKQSSRLEPKVGEVDNQECPPNMSVQKKNEGNRTARKLFLEDDSPEENCPCPGLSYVDSQEPGEASQANALEFVDKLISESGLRFDVEVEADCGRRTEEKSKSIPSVKGPQELAKKVSYKARAVGNSVFDWDDNLEDEGGGDICLRRRDEIFGVATKARRSSTLPRKGLGVAVDKRKVRSDSRLLHRSVTRGRKMIQTATKNLGKELDAVSDEDNKRISDMRELVALGYDEQAAAEAVDAVCSGDGSKVDACLTEEREFSNGGVITRQSKGTKRIHAMGKDELLKRRMKKACPSPAKPKKNLVNKLDSNRRIYDRREEVEAGFDTQMAAEAINDLHSGDARQIDNDVVSSRGVVVTRKSKRLKGIEALDNDVESLKPKTKKAKSVPAKACEKNEKLHMPEEVVVSSTEKRGGELSNKRCKSKLIKQSSGGEAEVLSYSKRRRSARISKDEDNEAERSSDPAFDTPVKSKAPSKNVSPICMGDEYHRLTCKDSRSTSNTTTREIRSLTLPLVEPISETKRTRKIRDLGSIRVLFSQHLDEDVTKHQKKILAKFDISEASSMLEATHFVADNFMRTRNMLEAIASGKPVVTTQWLESIDQVNIYVDEDLYILRDSKKEKEFGFNMGVSLSRARQNPLLKGRRVFITPNTKPGLNTITTLVKAVHGQPVERLGRSVLSEDKVPENLLVLSCEEDRDISIPFLERGAEVYSSELLLNGIVTQKLEYERYRLFTDHVRRTRSTIWIRDGKGEYQRRRV